A section of the Callospermophilus lateralis isolate mCalLat2 chromosome 14, mCalLat2.hap1, whole genome shotgun sequence genome encodes:
- the Ypel5 gene encoding protein yippee-like 5 yields the protein MGRIFLDHIGGTRLFSCANCDTILTNRSELISTRFTGATGRAFLFNKVVNLQYSEVQDRVMLTGRHMVRDVSCKNCNSKLGWIYEFATEDSQRYKEGRVILERALVRESEGFEEHVPSDNS from the exons ATGGGCAGAATTTTCCTTGATCATATTGGTGGTACCCGTCTGTTTTCTTGTGCAAACTGTGACACAATCCTGACTAACCGCTCAGAACTCATCTCCACTCGGTTCACAGGTGCCACTGGTAGAGCATTTCTTTTTAACAag GTAGTTAACCTACAGTACAGTGAAGTTCAAGATCGGGTCATGCTCACTGGCCGCCACATGGTTCGGGATGTGAGCTGCAAAAACTGCAATAGCAAACTGGGATGGATCTATGAGTTTGCTACTGAAGACAGCCAGCGTTATAAGGAAGGCCGTGTGATCCTGGAACGTGCTCTAGTTCGAGAAAGTGAGGGCTTTGAGGAGCACGTACCATCTGATAACTCTTGA